The DNA window AAAAAAAGAACGGACAGCTTATTTTAGGAGCAGAAATGTTTGAAAGAGATAATCAATCTCAGCTGAACCAATATTTAAATGGGAAATTTGATGCCAAAACCCTGAAAGATTCAGCACGTTTATGGAATAATTATGCAACAGATTATAAGCCTTTGGTTGATTTTGCCAAAAACAAAAAACTGAATTTTATTGCGACCAATATTCCAAGAAAATATGCCTCCCAGACTGCAAAAGAAGGACTGGAATCTTTAAATAAGCTAAGTGATAAAGAAAAAACATATATTGCTCAGCTGCCTATTAAAGTAACATTAGACACTCCCGGCTATACGGAAATGAAGGCAATGATGGGAGATCATGCAGAAGGAACCAAAGTGATGAATTTTATTTCTGCACAGGCAACGAAAGATGCTACCATGGCAGAATCTATTCTAAAAAATAGGCAGCCCGGAAAGACTTTTATTCATTATAACGGAAATTACCACAGCAAAGAATTCGGAGGGATTTACTGGTATATCAAGCAGAAAAATCCAAGCCTGAAAATGGCTGTCATCTCCGTTTTTGAATCCGAAGATCCGGAATTGAAAGTTCCTGCAAAGGATTATGTTCCGACAGATTTTAACCTGATCATTCCGAGTGATATGACAAAGACTTTTTAATCTTTAAGGTTTATAACAGTGAGTTTTTAGCTCGCAGATTAAACAGATCTGGCAGATTTTTATGTGAGATTGATATTCATAAAAGTCATTATAATTCAATAATAACGGGCTTTAGCCCGTTTTTTTATATTAAAAATTCCAACGGCTTCAGCCCAAACTTAAAATAATAATTTGAAACCCTTACCGGAATTAATCATACATATGAAGCATTTTTAAAGGACAATATTTACCTTTGTATCACATTCAGAAAATATGAAAAAACTACCTGTTCTGCTGATCTTTTTTATAGGATTAATCAATGCTCAAAAGCTAACCCCAACTGAGCTTTCGGTAATCAATCAGGGAGAGATCAATTCTGCCTTGCCAATTTATCAGACTACAGATGCACATCAGCATAAAACACTGCTGAGCTTTTCTACAGAAATTGATCCGTTAGATTCTAATACTGCTGTTTTGGTAAAAAGAATGAAAGAATCACTTCTTTCTACAGATGGAGGAGTAGGAATTGCGGCTCCCCAGGTAGG is part of the Chryseobacterium lactis genome and encodes:
- a CDS encoding ChaN family lipoprotein, with product MKNILIMILLTGFCSLQAQDFKAYQFYDKKGKEIQTDKIVKELADYDVVFFGENHNSSVNHWLQLKITEALYQKKNGQLILGAEMFERDNQSQLNQYLNGKFDAKTLKDSARLWNNYATDYKPLVDFAKNKKLNFIATNIPRKYASQTAKEGLESLNKLSDKEKTYIAQLPIKVTLDTPGYTEMKAMMGDHAEGTKVMNFISAQATKDATMAESILKNRQPGKTFIHYNGNYHSKEFGGIYWYIKQKNPSLKMAVISVFESEDPELKVPAKDYVPTDFNLIIPSDMTKTF